The following are encoded in a window of Haloarcula hispanica ATCC 33960 genomic DNA:
- a CDS encoding M24 family peptidase, translating to MYERDFMEGTRGTMAVDWEERIDVKRMRRERKDRALDRLQDSELGSMLLINDPNVRYVTGLAMTGGSGADHYTLLTEDGDVVHWDTADHASNQRFNCPWLDDIRYACPGLGNVPRASGSASARDWLKDKMAETVYTAMEEYGVDREPMGIDVGNGTLIEKFENRGVNVDTSAATDIMLDARKTKTRDEVECLRQVAAICEAGFQKITESAKPGKRESEVWGDAVGELWGHGAMAQGGYVTSGPNTWPKHQANTTDRMIRPNDLVYADFYNIGYLGYRSCYYRTFSMGEPTQAQKDAYQKARDDLYDVLERIEPGATTDEICKGFPDREGEHMDWYDADEFWQMTTNHWAHGLGLQLYETPLIWRGLSPDHPIEIEEGMTMAVETMQPAERQGVRVEEMVVVRENGVEILSEWPVSEITRIDY from the coding sequence ATGTACGAGCGCGACTTCATGGAAGGAACGCGTGGCACCATGGCCGTCGACTGGGAAGAACGGATCGACGTCAAGCGGATGCGACGCGAGCGCAAAGACCGAGCCCTCGACCGACTGCAGGACTCCGAACTGGGGTCGATGCTGCTTATCAATGACCCGAATGTCCGGTACGTCACCGGGCTGGCGATGACCGGCGGGAGCGGGGCAGATCACTACACGCTCCTGACCGAAGACGGCGACGTGGTTCACTGGGACACTGCGGACCACGCATCGAACCAACGGTTCAACTGTCCCTGGCTCGACGACATCCGGTATGCCTGTCCTGGACTCGGCAACGTTCCCCGGGCGTCAGGCAGCGCTTCCGCGCGCGACTGGCTCAAAGACAAGATGGCCGAGACGGTGTACACCGCCATGGAAGAGTACGGTGTCGACCGGGAGCCGATGGGCATCGACGTGGGGAACGGGACGCTTATCGAGAAGTTCGAAAACCGCGGCGTCAATGTCGACACCAGTGCAGCGACCGATATCATGCTCGACGCGCGGAAGACCAAAACCCGCGACGAGGTCGAGTGTCTGCGACAGGTCGCTGCCATCTGTGAAGCGGGCTTCCAGAAGATTACGGAGAGTGCAAAACCGGGCAAGCGGGAATCGGAAGTCTGGGGCGACGCAGTCGGCGAACTCTGGGGCCACGGCGCGATGGCCCAGGGTGGCTACGTGACCTCTGGTCCGAACACCTGGCCGAAACATCAGGCGAACACGACCGACCGAATGATCCGGCCGAACGACCTCGTCTACGCGGATTTCTACAACATCGGCTATCTGGGCTATCGCTCCTGTTACTACCGGACGTTCAGCATGGGTGAACCGACGCAGGCACAGAAAGACGCCTACCAAAAGGCGCGTGACGACCTCTACGACGTCCTCGAACGAATCGAGCCGGGGGCCACGACCGACGAGATCTGCAAGGGCTTCCCCGACAGAGAGGGTGAGCATATGGACTGGTACGACGCCGACGAGTTCTGGCAGATGACGACCAACCACTGGGCGCATGGGCTGGGGCTACAGCTCTACGAGACGCCGCTCATCTGGCGCGGGCTCTCGCCGGACCACCCGATCGAAATCGAGGAGGGTATGACGATGGCTGTCGAGACGATGCAACCCGCAGAGCGACAGGGCGTCCGCGTCGAAGAGATGGTCGTTGTCCGCGAGAACGGTGTTGAGATCCTCAGCGAATGGCCCGTTTCGGAGATCACGCGGATAGACTACTGA
- a CDS encoding AMP-binding protein produces MSDSLTALDEVRYEPSETFVTESNVYAFMQKHGIEDFEELHRRTVTDIDGEPASGLDWFWDEIVDYLDLEFYEAYEQVRDDTDGPQFTDWYVGGELNIAHNVVDRHAAPDSETRNTVATIWEGENGTVREVTYHELHQQANRVANALEERGVGPGDTVGMYMPMVPEIVTLLYGCFKVGAIAVPIFSGFGVDATATRIEDAECSVLFTGDGFYRRGSEIDLKSAADEAIEAAGHVEHTIVYNRLGSTESGLSWDSDRDEWWADAVGSQSADYETQSLPADHESMLLYSSGTTGKPKGIVHTHAGGLVQPAKEIFFSFDHKPADRFFWVSDIGWMMGPWTLIGNHAHGGTVFLYEGAPDYPEPDRFWEMIDTHNLSVFGISPTAIRSLQKHGDEWPDGHDLSTLRLLGSTGEPWDPDSWEWFLENVGDGTTPIMNISGGTEIFGCFLQPTPLHSLKPGTLGGPALGMDIDIVDAQGESVAEANEKGYLVCQSSAPSMTKSLWSGDERYLEEYWSRFGDMWDHGDWAQKDEDGFWFLHGRSDDVLNVAGRKVGPAEVESALIEHDAVNAAVAIGADDETKGTAVVTYVILNEGFEESADLREALRAQVGRALGKPFRPREVRFVDEFPETQSGKIVRRIIQNVYEGAELGDLSSIENPDAIDEIDNAR; encoded by the coding sequence ATGTCAGATTCACTCACAGCACTCGACGAGGTACGGTACGAGCCGAGCGAGACGTTCGTGACCGAGAGCAACGTCTACGCGTTCATGCAAAAGCACGGCATCGAGGACTTCGAAGAACTCCACAGGCGGACGGTCACCGATATCGACGGTGAACCGGCATCCGGACTGGACTGGTTCTGGGACGAGATAGTCGACTATCTCGACCTGGAATTTTACGAGGCGTACGAGCAAGTCCGCGATGACACAGACGGCCCCCAGTTCACGGACTGGTACGTCGGTGGGGAACTCAACATCGCGCACAACGTCGTCGACCGTCACGCAGCCCCAGATTCAGAGACCCGAAATACCGTCGCGACAATCTGGGAGGGTGAAAACGGGACAGTCCGTGAGGTTACCTATCACGAACTCCACCAACAGGCCAATCGCGTCGCCAATGCACTCGAAGAGCGCGGTGTCGGACCCGGTGACACCGTCGGGATGTACATGCCGATGGTCCCGGAAATCGTCACATTGCTGTATGGCTGTTTCAAAGTCGGTGCGATTGCTGTCCCTATTTTCTCCGGCTTCGGGGTCGACGCGACAGCAACCCGCATCGAAGACGCCGAGTGTTCAGTCCTGTTCACCGGCGATGGCTTCTACCGCCGGGGCAGCGAAATCGACCTGAAATCGGCCGCCGACGAGGCTATCGAAGCGGCCGGCCACGTCGAACACACCATTGTCTATAATCGGCTTGGTTCTACGGAGTCTGGGCTCTCGTGGGACTCAGACCGTGACGAATGGTGGGCAGACGCAGTCGGTTCCCAATCTGCCGACTACGAGACCCAGTCGCTCCCCGCCGACCACGAGTCGATGCTGCTGTACTCATCCGGGACAACGGGCAAACCCAAAGGTATCGTCCACACGCACGCCGGCGGGCTCGTCCAGCCGGCGAAGGAAATCTTCTTTTCGTTCGACCACAAGCCCGCAGACCGGTTTTTCTGGGTCTCGGACATCGGCTGGATGATGGGGCCGTGGACGCTGATCGGCAATCACGCCCACGGTGGCACCGTCTTCCTGTATGAGGGGGCCCCCGACTATCCCGAGCCGGACCGGTTCTGGGAAATGATCGACACCCACAATCTGTCGGTGTTCGGGATTTCACCGACGGCGATCCGTTCGCTACAGAAACACGGCGACGAGTGGCCGGATGGGCACGACCTTTCGACGTTGCGCCTGCTGGGTTCAACTGGCGAGCCGTGGGACCCGGACTCCTGGGAGTGGTTTCTGGAGAACGTCGGCGACGGCACGACACCGATTATGAACATCTCCGGCGGAACGGAGATATTCGGCTGTTTCCTGCAACCGACGCCGCTGCATTCGCTGAAGCCGGGGACGCTTGGTGGTCCGGCGCTCGGCATGGACATCGACATCGTCGATGCACAAGGGGAATCCGTTGCCGAAGCCAACGAGAAGGGGTATCTGGTCTGTCAGTCGTCAGCGCCGTCGATGACAAAGTCGCTGTGGAGCGGTGACGAGCGGTACCTCGAAGAGTACTGGTCGCGGTTCGGCGATATGTGGGACCACGGCGACTGGGCACAGAAAGACGAGGACGGCTTCTGGTTCTTACACGGTCGGTCGGACGACGTGCTCAACGTCGCCGGCCGGAAGGTCGGCCCGGCCGAGGTCGAGAGCGCACTCATCGAACACGATGCGGTCAACGCCGCTGTTGCGATCGGTGCGGACGACGAAACGAAGGGGACTGCAGTTGTCACATATGTCATCCTCAACGAGGGGTTCGAGGAGTCAGCGGACCTTCGCGAGGCGCTGCGCGCGCAAGTCGGGAGAGCGCTTGGCAAGCCGTTCCGTCCGCGTGAAGTCCGCTTCGTCGATGAATTTCCGGAGACCCAGTCGGGAAAAATTGTACGGCGAATCATTCAGAATGTCTACGAGGGCGCAGAACTGGGGGACCTCTCAAGTATCGAGAACCCCGACGCGATCGACGAAATCGACAACGCGCGGTGA
- a CDS encoding thiamine pyrophosphate-binding protein, with product MTETGKRLVEELDEQGVEYVFGYPGGRAIEILDHVPEADVEMVRPRDEREASVMAEMHGRLTGNPGVLAGQGPWIGSLGAIGQMEGKLASSPMVVITEASERGDYSTLAPYQQARGDYGGLDLPSALDAYTKENWFPRSPTETVRSLQLAFKHATAGRPGPTAIILDGDAVTEEMPEDPIPPVWDGHDQVQNWESRPAREDVQTAITALSEADRPVIIAGNGVHAADAYDQLETVAEATDAVVTTSYLGKSTFPETHDLAAGVIGSFGHEGANQVVSEADVLLVVGCRMNPMDTNWQSPEFIRPDEQTIIHADIDTRNAGWVYPADVALIGDAAQSLDDLAANLPESAGNDWARDRAAAAQESFYAPRCESDASPIKPQRAVKEIETVVDSETIVTADSGNNRFWLLNYLQTPDTGTYYGSGGVGAMGWATPAAVSAAITTEKDVIAVAGDGGFTMTMTSVETAVENGVAPTFVVLNDTSLGMVRQMQHEAGDIAGVEFHDTDFVKAAEAFGAEATRAVTPAELGDALAEGTSADVPFVIDVRIDRDEEMVESLQSSFYKEVGGLHE from the coding sequence ATGACTGAAACAGGAAAGCGCCTTGTCGAAGAACTGGACGAGCAAGGCGTCGAGTACGTCTTCGGATATCCCGGCGGTCGTGCCATCGAGATTCTCGATCACGTCCCGGAGGCCGACGTCGAGATGGTCCGACCACGCGATGAGCGCGAAGCCAGCGTCATGGCCGAAATGCACGGGCGACTCACCGGCAACCCCGGGGTCCTCGCGGGGCAAGGCCCCTGGATCGGCAGCCTCGGCGCAATCGGCCAGATGGAGGGCAAGCTCGCTTCGTCACCGATGGTCGTTATCACCGAGGCCAGCGAGCGTGGCGACTATTCCACACTCGCGCCGTACCAGCAGGCTCGCGGTGACTACGGCGGGCTGGACCTGCCGTCAGCACTCGACGCCTACACCAAGGAAAACTGGTTCCCGCGCTCACCGACGGAGACGGTGCGAAGCCTCCAGCTCGCGTTCAAACACGCGACTGCCGGCCGGCCGGGGCCAACGGCAATAATCCTCGACGGCGATGCCGTCACCGAGGAGATGCCCGAAGACCCGATTCCGCCGGTCTGGGACGGTCACGATCAGGTGCAAAACTGGGAATCGCGACCGGCCCGCGAGGACGTCCAGACAGCGATAACAGCCCTGAGCGAGGCCGACCGACCGGTCATCATCGCCGGCAACGGCGTTCACGCGGCCGACGCCTACGACCAGCTCGAAACTGTCGCTGAGGCTACTGATGCCGTCGTCACTACCTCCTATCTCGGCAAGTCCACGTTCCCCGAAACCCACGACCTGGCCGCGGGCGTTATCGGCTCCTTCGGGCACGAGGGCGCAAATCAGGTCGTCAGCGAGGCAGACGTCCTCCTCGTCGTGGGTTGTCGCATGAACCCGATGGACACGAACTGGCAGTCCCCGGAGTTCATCCGACCCGACGAGCAGACAATCATCCACGCTGACATCGACACACGCAACGCTGGCTGGGTCTACCCCGCAGATGTTGCACTCATCGGTGACGCCGCACAGAGCCTCGACGACCTGGCGGCAAACCTCCCCGAGAGCGCTGGAAACGACTGGGCGCGCGACCGTGCGGCCGCGGCGCAGGAGTCGTTTTACGCCCCCAGATGCGAGTCGGACGCGTCGCCAATCAAGCCACAGCGGGCGGTCAAAGAGATAGAGACAGTGGTTGATTCGGAGACCATCGTGACCGCAGACTCGGGCAACAACCGATTCTGGTTGCTGAACTACCTCCAGACACCGGACACCGGGACCTACTACGGCAGCGGTGGCGTCGGCGCGATGGGATGGGCAACGCCAGCCGCGGTGTCCGCCGCCATCACGACGGAGAAAGATGTCATCGCCGTCGCCGGCGACGGTGGCTTCACGATGACGATGACGAGTGTGGAGACAGCCGTCGAGAACGGCGTCGCGCCCACGTTCGTCGTCCTCAACGACACCAGCCTGGGGATGGTCCGTCAGATGCAACACGAGGCGGGCGACATCGCTGGCGTCGAGTTCCACGACACCGACTTCGTGAAAGCGGCCGAGGCGTTCGGCGCTGAAGCGACACGAGCCGTGACGCCTGCTGAACTCGGGGATGCACTCGCCGAAGGGACCAGCGCCGATGTCCCGTTCGTCATCGACGTTCGCATCGACCGTGACGAAGAGATGGTCGAGTCCCTCCAGTCGTCGTTCTACAAAGAAGTCGGCGGACTGCACGAATGA
- a CDS encoding ABC transporter substrate-binding protein, with amino-acid sequence MKSIGAAGAVGLAGCSADGGDGGSENTISMGILMGVTGGLSEVGPAIRDAAELAVKQVRDADNGFSVDTQFENTETKPSRGVSGAEALVNGGYPMICGGLASSVTLQVAENVAIPNQTVMCSPSATSPDVTSLEDNDFVYRTPPTDKLQGSLLAQIAAERLEKESAAILFLNNAYGNGLSNGFTKTFEEEYGGEVLNQVSYSAGRSSYTSQLQNVLDGDPETLVIIGYPESGNKIFRNFYGNFDRADMDILVPDGLRADDLPGNVGHDMTNVRGTNPSSAGPGIEYFRSAYEEEYGSAPGPFNQQSFDAAAVLLLARAAAGEDDGTAIRDQMRAVTDPGGETVGPENLGEGVSLAADGNEINYQGVSGPVEFDENGDLASAVYNYFRYTEDGTENIEQVEV; translated from the coding sequence ATGAAGAGCATTGGTGCCGCAGGCGCTGTCGGACTTGCAGGCTGTTCGGCAGATGGTGGTGATGGTGGCAGCGAGAACACCATCAGCATGGGTATCCTAATGGGAGTCACAGGTGGTCTATCCGAAGTGGGTCCCGCGATTCGGGACGCAGCAGAACTAGCCGTAAAACAGGTCCGAGACGCGGACAACGGGTTCTCAGTCGATACGCAGTTTGAGAATACGGAGACCAAGCCCAGTCGGGGTGTGAGTGGTGCGGAAGCCCTCGTGAACGGTGGCTACCCGATGATTTGCGGGGGGTTGGCGTCATCGGTGACACTGCAGGTCGCGGAGAACGTCGCAATTCCGAACCAGACCGTGATGTGCTCACCATCGGCGACGTCGCCGGATGTCACGTCACTGGAGGATAACGACTTCGTGTACCGGACGCCCCCCACGGACAAGTTGCAGGGGTCACTGCTGGCACAGATAGCAGCCGAACGGCTCGAGAAGGAGAGCGCAGCTATCCTCTTTCTCAACAACGCGTACGGGAACGGCCTGTCGAACGGATTCACGAAGACGTTCGAGGAGGAGTACGGTGGTGAGGTCCTGAATCAGGTCTCGTACTCGGCGGGTCGGTCCTCGTACACCTCCCAGTTGCAGAACGTGCTTGACGGTGATCCGGAGACGCTCGTGATTATCGGCTATCCGGAGAGTGGGAACAAGATCTTCCGGAACTTCTACGGGAACTTCGACAGAGCGGACATGGATATCCTGGTGCCGGACGGACTCAGGGCCGATGACTTGCCCGGGAATGTGGGCCACGACATGACAAACGTTCGCGGGACCAATCCGTCCTCGGCCGGACCGGGGATCGAGTACTTCAGATCTGCATACGAGGAGGAGTACGGCTCTGCACCGGGACCGTTCAATCAGCAGTCGTTCGATGCTGCGGCGGTTCTGCTGCTGGCACGCGCGGCAGCCGGTGAAGATGATGGGACTGCAATCCGAGACCAAATGCGGGCGGTCACAGATCCCGGCGGCGAAACAGTCGGACCCGAAAACCTTGGAGAGGGTGTTTCGCTGGCGGCCGACGGGAACGAAATCAATTACCAGGGCGTCTCGGGCCCGGTTGAGTTCGACGAGAACGGGGACCTGGCCAGCGCCGTGTACAACTACTTCAGGTACACGGAGGACGGCACAGAGAATATCGAGCAGGTGGAGGTGTAA
- a CDS encoding LLM class flavin-dependent oxidoreductase — protein sequence MQLGTGLFTCQQRPDDDRETSDIYDEMLELGEVIDNAGLDSAWVSEHHFLDDDYLSGVTPALGALAAVTDDIEIGSCIALAPLYDSIRLAEDIATVDQISGGRTTLGMAIGSNVSEFDAFGIPDDERAERLADTVDTLRGAWSDGPLGYEPEFHDISSDVTVTPKPAHDVPLMLGGASRPAVRRAARTADAWCAPSSLSVNGVRKRVEDIRNVRDDEDIEGDFQVYVLQHGFVGDSREDAWERMRDGYLYIQRRYEEIFSGETVAELDEDRKQELKEQAIFGTPKQVTEELETYREALGDDIHFIFRTYHPGTGTQEMAECIRRLGEEVQPKVS from the coding sequence ATGCAACTGGGAACAGGCCTGTTTACCTGTCAGCAGCGCCCGGACGACGACCGCGAAACCAGCGATATTTACGACGAAATGCTCGAACTGGGGGAAGTTATCGACAACGCGGGTCTCGATAGCGCCTGGGTCTCAGAGCATCACTTCCTCGACGACGACTATCTGTCGGGCGTCACACCGGCGCTTGGGGCGTTAGCCGCAGTCACCGACGACATCGAAATCGGGTCCTGCATCGCACTCGCGCCGCTGTACGATTCGATCCGGCTCGCCGAGGATATCGCAACGGTGGACCAGATCTCCGGTGGCCGAACGACGCTCGGGATGGCAATCGGGTCCAACGTCTCCGAGTTTGACGCCTTCGGGATTCCTGACGACGAACGGGCCGAGCGGCTAGCCGATACGGTCGACACACTTCGAGGGGCCTGGTCTGACGGGCCGCTCGGCTACGAGCCGGAATTCCATGACATCTCGTCGGACGTCACTGTGACACCGAAGCCTGCACACGACGTTCCCCTCATGCTCGGTGGGGCGTCGCGGCCTGCCGTCCGGCGAGCCGCCCGGACCGCTGACGCATGGTGTGCCCCGTCGTCGCTGTCAGTCAATGGCGTCCGCAAGCGCGTCGAGGACATCCGTAACGTCCGTGACGACGAGGATATCGAGGGCGACTTTCAGGTGTACGTCCTCCAACACGGTTTCGTCGGAGACTCCCGCGAGGACGCGTGGGAGCGGATGCGCGACGGCTACCTCTACATCCAGCGCCGGTACGAGGAGATATTCTCCGGCGAGACCGTTGCGGAACTGGACGAAGACCGCAAACAGGAACTCAAAGAGCAGGCTATCTTCGGTACACCCAAGCAAGTCACCGAAGAACTCGAAACGTACCGCGAGGCGCTGGGCGACGACATACACTTCATCTTCCGGACGTATCACCCGGGAACCGGAACGCAGGAGATGGCCGAGTGTATCCGGCGGCTGGGTGAAGAGGTGCAGCCGAAGGTCAGCTAA
- a CDS encoding NAD-dependent epimerase/dehydratase family protein, which produces MTDTTVLVTGGTGFLGSYVVEDLIEHGHDVVAYDLSTDDHILSKLGVADDVTIRRGDVSEATDVIRAVKETGTTHIVHLAALLTNTARDNPRAGLDVNIRGTNNVFEAARTLDDQIERVTWASSAAVYAPPHNYAAEYVDESELVYPDTLYGATKEYNEHQARVYHEDYGVDHVGLRPTVAYGPYRETGGSAFLANIIEKPALGEPFSVEYGDQVIDWQHARDIAQAFRKATFVDEDDLSQRIYNVRGVLATIREAANAVREIVPDADLDVSDEGELPWTQNLDMTAAQNDLGYVVEYDLESGFRSYINTLREENELESL; this is translated from the coding sequence ATGACAGATACGACGGTGCTTGTCACTGGTGGAACCGGCTTCCTCGGCTCGTATGTGGTCGAGGACCTCATCGAACACGGCCACGACGTCGTCGCCTACGACCTCTCGACGGACGACCACATCCTATCGAAGTTGGGTGTCGCCGACGACGTGACCATCCGGCGCGGTGATGTCTCCGAGGCGACGGATGTGATTCGTGCCGTCAAAGAGACGGGGACGACACACATCGTTCACCTCGCGGCACTGCTGACGAACACAGCACGGGACAACCCGCGGGCTGGCCTCGATGTCAACATCAGGGGGACGAACAACGTCTTCGAGGCCGCACGCACCCTCGACGACCAGATCGAGCGTGTCACCTGGGCCTCCAGCGCGGCGGTGTACGCGCCGCCACACAACTACGCCGCCGAGTACGTCGACGAGAGCGAACTCGTCTATCCTGACACGCTCTACGGCGCGACCAAGGAGTACAACGAACATCAGGCCCGTGTCTACCACGAGGACTACGGTGTTGACCACGTTGGACTCCGTCCGACAGTCGCGTACGGCCCCTACCGCGAAACCGGTGGGTCGGCGTTCCTCGCAAACATCATCGAGAAGCCGGCACTCGGCGAACCGTTCAGCGTCGAGTACGGTGATCAGGTGATCGACTGGCAACACGCCCGCGATATCGCACAGGCGTTCCGGAAAGCAACGTTCGTCGACGAGGACGATCTCAGCCAGCGCATCTACAACGTCCGCGGCGTCCTCGCGACGATCCGTGAAGCCGCCAACGCTGTCCGGGAAATCGTTCCGGACGCCGACCTCGATGTCTCCGACGAGGGCGAACTCCCCTGGACCCAGAATCTCGATATGACCGCTGCGCAGAACGATCTCGGCTACGTGGTCGAGTACGACCTCGAATCCGGGTTCCGGTCCTACATCAACACCCTCCGGGAAGAGAACGAGCTCGAATCGCTCTGA
- a CDS encoding PaaI family thioesterase, producing MDIEAFFENMPFADLLDIEITTVDNGYAEGHIQMREELSWNEEQIMAHGGVTFTLADTVGGAALVSLVDQPVPTIDMRIDYLEAGTGDLRAEADVVRHGGDVGVVSVEVYAEDGTQVADARGVYKTG from the coding sequence ATGGACATCGAAGCGTTCTTCGAGAACATGCCGTTTGCCGACCTGCTCGATATCGAAATAACCACAGTCGACAACGGGTACGCCGAAGGGCATATCCAAATGCGCGAAGAGCTGTCGTGGAACGAAGAGCAGATAATGGCCCACGGCGGCGTCACGTTCACGCTCGCAGACACCGTTGGTGGGGCCGCTCTGGTGTCGCTCGTCGACCAGCCGGTGCCGACCATCGATATGCGCATCGATTACCTCGAAGCCGGGACAGGGGACCTCCGAGCAGAGGCGGATGTGGTTCGCCACGGCGGTGACGTTGGCGTCGTCAGCGTCGAAGTGTACGCTGAAGACGGCACACAGGTCGCGGACGCACGCGGCGTCTACAAGACGGGGTAG